ACTAAGGTATTCCCCGGACAATCGGCTGATAAGTCCGGTAAAATCGAACGTATTGTTCAATTTGGGAAACAGCGATGACCGTGCTGGATGGGGCCCTGCAGGATCTCAATGATCTGTACTTCTTCGCTGCTGTCGTCGAACACGGCGGCTTTTCCTCGGCCGGTCGTGCCCTGGGTATCCCCAAGTCCCGCCTGAGCAAACGCATTGCCCAGCTGGAGGAACGCCTGGGCGTGCGCCTGCTGCAGCGGACCACCCGTCGCTTCGTGGTGACGGAAGTGGGCGAACGTTTCTATGGTCACTGCCGCGCCGTGCTGGAAGAAGCGCGGGCTGCCCAGGAAGCCGTGGAGGAGGTCCGCTCGGAGCCGCGCGGCGTGGTGCGCGTGAGCTGCCCGGTTTCGCTGGTGCAGACCGTGGTGGGCCACATTCTTCCGGACTTTCTCGCACTGCACCCGAAGATGCAGGTGCGCCTGCACGCGACCGACCGGCGTGTCGATCTGATCGGCGAGGGTTTTGACATCGCCATCCGCGTGCGCAGCAAGCTCGATACCGATGCCACCCTGGTCGTACGCACCTTCGGCCAGTCCACCGTGCTGCTGGTGGCAAGCCCCGAGCTGCTCAATCGCTATGGCCGGCCCAGCGAACCTTCAGGAGTCTCGCAGCTGCCATCGCTCAGCAACCATGAGCACGAAGGCGCGCAGAGCTGGGAGCTGCTCGACAAGCAGGGCGAGCGTGTCATCGTCGACATCCAGCCGCGCCTGATCTGTGGCGACTTCAATGCCCTGCTGCAAAGCTGCAAGAGTGGCATCGGCGTGGCGCTGCTGCCCGAGTTTGTCTGCGGGCCGGCCATATCGCGTGGCGAGCTGGAAGTGGTGTTGCCCGACTGGAGCGTGCCGCAGGGCACGATGCACTTCGTCTATCCCAGCCGCCGCGGCCTGTTGCCGGGCGTGCGGGCCTTTGTGGATTTCCTGGCGGAAAAACTGCCAGGCGCGGTGCGTGAAAATCACGCGCAATGCGGCAAATACCTCTGAGCGGAGCCATGCCAGATGGCTCGTGTTAGCATCCTCGTTTAGCCTTCCAGACATCCAGGCCATGCAGATCGAAACCAAGCTTCCGAAAGTCGGCACCACCATCTTCAGCGTCATGAGCCAGCTGGCGGTGGAGCACAAGGCGGTAAATCTGGGGCAGGGCTTCCCGGATTTCGAACCGCCCCAGCCGTTGCGCGACGCCATCACCCGTGCCATGGGCGAGGGGCGCAACCAGTACGCGCCGGGCATCGGCCTGCAGCCGCTGCGTGAGCAGATCGCGCTGAAGACCGAACGCATGTACGGGCACAAGCTGGATGCGAACACCGAAGTCACCGTGACCTCGGGCGCGACCGAAGCCCTGTTCGCCGCCATCGCCGCCGTGGTGCGCGCGGGCGACGAGGTCATCGTGTTCGACCCGGCCTACGACAGCTACGAGCCGGCCATCGAGCTGCAGGGCGCGCGTGCGGTGCACATCCCGCTGGTGGCGCCCACCTTTGCGGTCGACTGGCAACGCGTGCGCGACGCCGTGACGCCGAAGACGCGCATGATCCTGATCAACAGCCCGCACAACCCGACGGGCGCGGTGCTGTCCGCCGCTGACCTGGATGAGCTGGCGGCCATCGTGCGCGACACCGAGATCGTGGTGCTGTCGGACGAGGTGTACGAACACATCGTGTACGACGGCGAGCAACACCAGAGCGTGCTTCGCCATGCCGAGCTCGCCGAGCGCAGCTTCGTCGTGTCGTCGTTCGGCAAGACCTATCACTGCACCGGCTGGAAGCTGGGTTACGCCGTGGCGCCCAAGGCGCTCAGCGCGGAATTCCGCAAGGTGCACCAGTACCTGACGTTCTGTACGTTCCATCCGGCCCAGGTTGCGTTCGCCGAATTCATGGCGAGCACGCCCGAGCATTACCTCGAACTGCCTGCGTTCTACCAGGCCAAGCGCGATCGCTTCCGTGAGCTGATCAAGCCCTCGCGCTTCAAGCTGCTCGACGTGCCGGGCGGTTACTTCCAGCTGGTCGACTACTCCGCCATCAGCGACAAGGACGATGTGGCGTTCTGCGAATGGATGGTGAAGGAAGGCGGCGTGGCTGCGATTCCGCT
The nucleotide sequence above comes from Dyella telluris. Encoded proteins:
- a CDS encoding LysR substrate-binding domain-containing protein → MTVLDGALQDLNDLYFFAAVVEHGGFSSAGRALGIPKSRLSKRIAQLEERLGVRLLQRTTRRFVVTEVGERFYGHCRAVLEEARAAQEAVEEVRSEPRGVVRVSCPVSLVQTVVGHILPDFLALHPKMQVRLHATDRRVDLIGEGFDIAIRVRSKLDTDATLVVRTFGQSTVLLVASPELLNRYGRPSEPSGVSQLPSLSNHEHEGAQSWELLDKQGERVIVDIQPRLICGDFNALLQSCKSGIGVALLPEFVCGPAISRGELEVVLPDWSVPQGTMHFVYPSRRGLLPGVRAFVDFLAEKLPGAVRENHAQCGKYL
- a CDS encoding pyridoxal phosphate-dependent aminotransferase, producing the protein MQIETKLPKVGTTIFSVMSQLAVEHKAVNLGQGFPDFEPPQPLRDAITRAMGEGRNQYAPGIGLQPLREQIALKTERMYGHKLDANTEVTVTSGATEALFAAIAAVVRAGDEVIVFDPAYDSYEPAIELQGARAVHIPLVAPTFAVDWQRVRDAVTPKTRMILINSPHNPTGAVLSAADLDELAAIVRDTEIVVLSDEVYEHIVYDGEQHQSVLRHAELAERSFVVSSFGKTYHCTGWKLGYAVAPKALSAEFRKVHQYLTFCTFHPAQVAFAEFMASTPEHYLELPAFYQAKRDRFRELIKPSRFKLLDVPGGYFQLVDYSAISDKDDVAFCEWMVKEGGVAAIPLTPFYETAPGTHLLRLCFAKSDATMEAAAERLCKL